One Alphaproteobacteria bacterium HT1-32 genomic region harbors:
- a CDS encoding alpha/beta fold hydrolase — protein MKSEKITFTGALGEKLAARLDSPDNSPRAFALFAHCFTCSKDIFAASRIAAELTEQGVAVLRFDFTGLGASEGEFANTNFTSNVDDLVAAYQFMASEYTAPRVLIGHSLGGAAVLVAAGRMPDVQAVCTIAAPSDPGHVKHNFSSAINEIESEGEAEVQLVGRSFRIRRQFLDDIANQNVSAAIGKLHKALLIFHSPVDQTVGIDNAAAIYAAAKHPKSFISLDDADHLLSRKADAVYVASVISAWSRRYIDDATSAKDPSISAGEGEVLVAEAGDGLFAQHIAIGRNHLIRADEPKDIGGRDTGPTPYGLLSASLGACTSMTIRMYANRKKWPLEKVSVTLTHKKDHASDCAECETKDAKIDHFDRVVELDGDLTDEQRQKLLEIADKCPVHRTLHSEVAVTTRLSAGRK, from the coding sequence ATGAAGAGCGAGAAAATTACATTCACAGGCGCGCTTGGTGAAAAGCTTGCGGCCCGGCTCGACAGCCCGGACAACTCACCGCGCGCGTTCGCGCTGTTTGCCCACTGTTTTACCTGCAGCAAGGACATCTTTGCGGCATCGAGAATAGCTGCCGAACTGACTGAACAGGGCGTTGCTGTACTGCGTTTCGATTTTACAGGGCTGGGGGCAAGCGAAGGGGAGTTTGCCAATACAAACTTCACTTCCAATGTTGATGACCTTGTTGCAGCCTATCAGTTCATGGCGTCGGAATATACCGCGCCCCGTGTGCTGATCGGGCATAGCCTTGGGGGAGCTGCGGTTCTGGTCGCGGCTGGCCGGATGCCTGATGTGCAAGCGGTCTGTACCATTGCGGCACCTTCTGACCCAGGCCATGTGAAACATAATTTTTCCAGCGCAATCAATGAGATTGAGTCTGAAGGTGAGGCAGAGGTTCAGCTTGTCGGGAGGTCATTCCGGATCCGCCGGCAGTTCCTTGATGATATCGCTAACCAGAACGTATCGGCGGCAATCGGCAAACTGCACAAGGCATTGCTGATCTTCCATTCACCGGTCGACCAGACCGTCGGGATTGATAATGCGGCGGCGATTTATGCGGCCGCCAAACATCCGAAAAGTTTCATCAGTCTGGATGATGCAGACCATCTGCTTAGCCGGAAAGCCGATGCCGTTTATGTGGCCAGTGTGATCAGCGCCTGGAGCCGCCGTTATATTGATGATGCGACTTCTGCAAAGGACCCGTCGATATCGGCCGGAGAGGGAGAGGTGCTGGTCGCAGAAGCCGGCGATGGCCTGTTCGCCCAGCATATTGCGATTGGTCGAAACCACCTGATCCGGGCCGATGAACCAAAGGATATCGGGGGGCGGGATACCGGGCCGACACCTTATGGTCTGCTCAGTGCGTCGCTTGGTGCCTGTACGTCAATGACAATCCGGATGTATGCGAATCGCAAGAAATGGCCGCTGGAGAAAGTGTCTGTGACACTGACCCACAAAAAGGACCACGCCAGTGATTGCGCGGAATGCGAAACAAAGGACGCAAAGATCGACCACTTTGACCGGGTTGTTGAGCTGGATGGTGATCTGACGGATGAACAGCGACAGAAGTTGCTGGAAATTGCTGATAAGTGCCCGGTTCACCGCACCCTTCATAGTGAGGTGGCGGTGACCACCCGATTATCAGCAGGTCGTAAATAA
- a CDS encoding NUDIX domain-containing protein, whose translation MTNSQSFEIIEKTSPYAGYYRIDKFRVQHSLHDGGTSALLEREVFERGHVGAVLPIDPARDKVVLIEQFRPGALAAGWHPWVIECVAGVIEEGESPEDLARREAVEEAGCTISDLKPVFRFLTSPGASSETVTLFAGRVDVSNVGGVHGLAEEGEDIRVLVMSVNEALALLQDGKIVNAKTIIALQWLAANYSSLKAEWQAGA comes from the coding sequence ATGACCAACTCGCAAAGCTTTGAGATCATAGAAAAAACAAGTCCCTATGCAGGCTACTACCGGATCGACAAATTCCGCGTGCAGCACAGCCTGCATGATGGCGGCACCAGCGCCCTTCTGGAGCGCGAAGTTTTTGAACGCGGGCATGTCGGCGCGGTACTGCCCATCGATCCGGCTCGCGACAAAGTTGTTCTGATCGAGCAGTTCAGACCCGGCGCACTGGCTGCCGGCTGGCATCCATGGGTTATCGAATGCGTTGCCGGGGTCATTGAAGAAGGCGAATCGCCGGAGGATCTTGCCCGGCGCGAAGCGGTCGAAGAAGCCGGCTGCACGATCAGCGACCTGAAACCGGTATTCCGTTTCCTGACATCTCCCGGTGCGTCATCAGAAACCGTCACACTGTTCGCTGGTCGTGTGGATGTCAGCAATGTCGGCGGTGTTCACGGGCTGGCCGAGGAAGGAGAAGACATCAGGGTTCTGGTAATGAGCGTGAATGAGGCGCTTGCCCTGTTACAAGATGGCAAGATCGTCAACGCCAAGACCATCATCGCCCTGCAGTGGCTGGCAGCGAACTATTCTTCCCTGAAGGCGGAATGGCAGGCCGGCGCTTGA
- the arsB gene encoding ACR3 family arsenite efflux transporter, protein MTDKTMDTPAIGIFERWLSIWVALSITLGIVLGQMFPAVFELLASLEFAHVNLVVAVLIWAMVYPMMISVDFSSIVRVADQPKGLMITLVVNWLIKPFTMAALGVLFFKYLFAGYMTPGDADSYIAGLILLGAAPCTAMVFVWSQLTRGDANYTLVQVSVNDLIMIFAYAPIVALLLGVTDIPVPWDTLVLSVALYVVVPLIAGIVTRRILLGDRNNIAAVSDFTARLKPFSVIGLLTTVVLLFGFQGGVILAQPVLILLIAIPLLLQSYGIFAVAYVAAWIMRVPFRIAAPCAMIGTSNFFELAVAVAISLFGLNSGAALATVVGVLVEVPVMLSLVAFANRTRNHFPQS, encoded by the coding sequence ATGACTGACAAAACGATGGATACCCCTGCTATCGGTATTTTTGAACGATGGCTTTCAATCTGGGTCGCCCTGTCAATTACGCTGGGAATCGTTCTCGGCCAGATGTTTCCGGCTGTTTTTGAACTGCTGGCCAGTCTTGAATTCGCCCACGTCAATCTGGTGGTCGCCGTTCTTATCTGGGCAATGGTCTATCCGATGATGATCTCCGTTGATTTCAGCAGCATTGTCCGTGTTGCCGATCAACCGAAGGGGCTGATGATTACGCTTGTGGTCAACTGGCTGATAAAGCCCTTCACCATGGCGGCGCTGGGCGTGCTGTTCTTCAAATATCTCTTTGCCGGATACATGACCCCGGGCGATGCCGACTCCTACATTGCCGGGCTGATTCTGCTGGGGGCAGCCCCCTGCACAGCCATGGTTTTTGTCTGGTCCCAGCTCACCCGGGGCGATGCGAACTATACCCTTGTACAGGTCAGTGTGAATGATCTGATCATGATCTTTGCCTACGCCCCGATTGTGGCTCTGCTGCTTGGTGTGACCGATATTCCGGTGCCGTGGGACACGCTGGTTCTGTCCGTTGCACTCTATGTTGTCGTGCCCCTGATTGCCGGCATTGTGACCCGCAGGATATTGCTGGGCGACCGCAACAATATCGCGGCGGTGTCAGACTTTACCGCCAGACTGAAACCGTTCTCGGTTATCGGTCTCCTGACGACAGTTGTGCTGCTGTTTGGCTTTCAGGGCGGCGTGATCCTCGCTCAGCCGGTTCTCATCCTCCTGATCGCCATACCCTTGCTACTGCAATCCTACGGTATTTTCGCGGTCGCCTATGTCGCAGCCTGGATCATGCGGGTTCCGTTCAGGATTGCCGCACCCTGCGCGATGATCGGTACATCGAATTTCTTCGAACTGGCCGTCGCCGTCGCAATCAGCCTCTTCGGGCTGAACTCCGGTGCCGCACTGGCAACCGTCGTCGGCGTCCTGGTGGAAGTACCGGTAATGCTGTCTCTGGTCGCCTTCGCCAACAGAACCCGGAATCATTTCCCGCAGAGCTGA
- a CDS encoding cysteine synthase A translates to MKFRKNFVDAIGNTPLIRLNAASEATGCTILGKAEFLNPGGSVKDRAAMGIIKAAERDGKLRPGGVIVEGTAGNTGIGLALVGNSRGYRTVIVIPETQSQEKKDFLRLVGADLREVPAVPYKDPNNYVHVSQRLAEELAATEPNGAIWAQQFDNIANRAAHRETTGPEIYEQTNGKVDGFICAVGTGGTLAGTGMFLKEQNSNIRIGLADPMGAALYSYYKDGELKSSGTSISEGIGQGRVTANLEGLTVDHPFQIPDEEAIPIVFDLLRKEGLCLGLSSGINVAGAIRLAKELGPGHTIVTILCDWGHRYQSKLFNPAFLREKGLPVPEWLV, encoded by the coding sequence ATGAAATTTCGCAAGAATTTTGTCGATGCGATCGGCAACACGCCGCTCATCAGACTAAATGCAGCTTCTGAAGCAACAGGCTGCACCATCCTCGGCAAGGCGGAGTTTCTGAACCCCGGCGGCTCGGTAAAGGACCGGGCAGCCATGGGAATCATCAAGGCTGCGGAACGCGACGGCAAACTGCGGCCGGGTGGTGTGATTGTTGAAGGGACTGCCGGCAATACCGGTATCGGCCTGGCGCTGGTCGGCAACTCGCGTGGCTATCGTACCGTCATTGTGATCCCCGAGACGCAAAGTCAGGAAAAGAAGGATTTTCTGCGGCTTGTCGGTGCTGACCTGCGGGAAGTGCCGGCCGTGCCCTACAAGGATCCGAACAACTATGTTCATGTCTCGCAGCGGCTGGCGGAAGAACTCGCCGCAACCGAGCCGAACGGCGCGATCTGGGCCCAGCAGTTCGACAATATTGCCAACCGTGCTGCGCATCGAGAAACAACCGGCCCCGAAATTTATGAACAGACCAATGGCAAAGTCGATGGCTTCATCTGCGCTGTCGGTACCGGCGGCACGCTGGCCGGCACCGGCATGTTCCTGAAAGAGCAGAACAGCAACATCCGTATCGGTCTGGCTGACCCGATGGGGGCAGCACTGTACAGCTACTACAAGGATGGCGAACTGAAATCGAGCGGCACCTCGATCTCGGAAGGTATCGGACAGGGTCGCGTCACCGCCAATCTGGAAGGGCTGACCGTTGACCATCCGTTCCAGATTCCGGACGAGGAAGCCATTCCCATTGTCTTTGACCTGCTCCGGAAAGAAGGACTCTGCCTCGGACTGTCCAGCGGCATCAATGTTGCCGGTGCGATCCGGCTGGCGAAGGAACTTGGCCCCGGTCATACCATTGTCACTATTCTCTGCGACTGGGGACATCGCTATCAGTCGAAACTGTTCAACCCCGCCTTCCTGCGCGAAAAAGGCCTGCCCGTTCCCGAATGGCTGGTCTGA
- a CDS encoding alpha/beta fold hydrolase: MTDMTVREGRAPMSDGAEIFYKIWGNPNPERRILLVHSLAMTADFWAETAAAGLAASAEVLAVDCRGHGRSSKPAGPYTVEQMADDLAALMDQIGWESTAIAGASMGGCISLTFAGRHPSRTRALGMIDTTAGYGPEAVDAWEGRATKGLTEGMASMIGFQKSRWFSEKFIESNPDKVAAAIEVFVANDPAAYAESCRMLGRCDQKATMAILQMPATILVGEEDYATPVVMAEELYKGIAGSTLHVMPNVRHFTPLEVPGVIAAHLTALLDRV, translated from the coding sequence ATGACTGATATGACTGTACGCGAAGGCCGGGCCCCGATGTCCGATGGTGCGGAAATTTTCTACAAGATCTGGGGTAACCCGAATCCGGAACGACGTATCCTGCTGGTGCATTCGCTGGCCATGACCGCCGATTTCTGGGCGGAAACCGCAGCGGCGGGACTGGCGGCCAGCGCCGAAGTGCTGGCGGTTGACTGCCGCGGGCATGGTCGCTCATCGAAACCGGCCGGTCCCTATACGGTTGAGCAGATGGCAGACGATCTGGCGGCGCTTATGGACCAGATTGGCTGGGAGTCGACGGCGATTGCCGGGGCCTCGATGGGGGGCTGCATCAGCCTCACTTTCGCTGGTCGTCACCCGTCACGTACCCGGGCACTGGGCATGATCGACACGACTGCGGGTTATGGCCCGGAGGCGGTTGACGCCTGGGAAGGGCGTGCGACCAAGGGCCTGACCGAAGGCATGGCCAGCATGATCGGTTTTCAGAAATCCCGGTGGTTCAGCGAGAAGTTCATTGAGAGCAATCCGGACAAGGTGGCCGCAGCGATCGAGGTCTTTGTCGCCAATGACCCCGCAGCCTATGCCGAATCCTGCCGCATGCTGGGCCGCTGTGACCAGAAAGCGACCATGGCAATTCTCCAGATGCCGGCCACCATCCTGGTGGGCGAGGAAGACTACGCCACGCCCGTGGTTATGGCTGAGGAGCTCTACAAGGGCATTGCCGGCTCAACCCTGCATGTGATGCCCAACGTCCGCCACTTCACCCCGCTGGAAGTACCGGGGGTGATTGCGGCCCATCTGACGGCACTGCTCGACCGGGTCTGA
- a CDS encoding DUF4169 family protein, with product MNRLNFSDDVLKAIAAGQKPADTHHMSGNVINLRKARKQKQRRDREAEAEANRTRHGQPASLRRASEKQNETERKLHENHRLSTPEKPGI from the coding sequence GTGAATCGTCTGAATTTCTCTGATGACGTTCTGAAGGCGATTGCGGCAGGACAGAAGCCAGCGGATACTCACCATATGTCGGGGAATGTCATCAATCTGCGAAAGGCGCGCAAACAAAAGCAGCGCCGGGACCGCGAGGCCGAAGCTGAAGCCAACCGGACCAGACACGGCCAGCCAGCGTCCTTGCGCCGTGCGTCAGAAAAGCAGAATGAAACGGAACGCAAACTGCATGAAAATCATCGCCTGAGCACACCGGAGAAGCCCGGCATCTAG
- a CDS encoding ABC transporter substrate-binding protein, with the protein MAGHSRRQSETRRYRVTSSADLTPLRIIAFPGAPNLPVFAAIEQGYFAEEGVAVDLTTTPSSVFQFEKLNAGEFDIAMTAFDNVVAYREGQGAFSIEGDVDFVALMGATQIELGLIAAKDIKTIIDLKGRSLALDALATGFAFILYEMLAKAGLRIEDCPMVPVGATPTRWESVRDGVHAATLGIEPFTSIARNAGFPIIASSADVTSSYQGGIVAAKQSWAQANAATVEAYLKGYLRGLAWVLDPANHDAAASLLSAKMPAIKPQALPAVMKSLLSPASGLTPDGAILRDGISTVLDLRSRYGGGDVLSDIDKYLDLSFYERARAALATS; encoded by the coding sequence ATGGCAGGCCATTCACGGCGCCAAAGCGAAACAAGGAGATACCGAGTGACCTCATCAGCCGATCTGACGCCTTTGCGCATCATTGCCTTTCCGGGCGCACCGAACCTGCCGGTTTTTGCCGCCATCGAGCAGGGATATTTTGCAGAGGAAGGGGTCGCGGTTGACCTGACCACGACACCCAGTTCCGTCTTTCAGTTCGAGAAACTGAATGCGGGCGAGTTCGATATTGCCATGACAGCTTTCGATAATGTCGTGGCTTATCGCGAGGGGCAGGGGGCGTTCAGCATTGAGGGTGACGTGGATTTCGTCGCACTGATGGGCGCGACCCAGATCGAACTTGGCCTGATCGCGGCAAAGGATATCAAGACCATCATTGATCTGAAGGGACGCAGTCTGGCACTGGATGCGCTGGCGACCGGTTTTGCCTTCATTCTTTACGAGATGCTGGCGAAGGCCGGGTTGCGGATTGAAGACTGCCCGATGGTTCCTGTCGGTGCGACCCCAACACGATGGGAGTCGGTGCGCGACGGCGTGCATGCAGCGACACTGGGGATTGAGCCTTTCACCAGCATTGCCCGCAATGCCGGGTTTCCGATCATCGCCAGCAGCGCCGATGTGACCTCCAGCTATCAGGGCGGCATTGTTGCGGCGAAACAGTCCTGGGCCCAGGCCAATGCGGCAACTGTCGAGGCTTATCTCAAGGGCTATCTCCGGGGGCTTGCGTGGGTACTGGACCCGGCGAACCATGATGCGGCGGCAAGCCTGCTGTCAGCAAAGATGCCGGCGATCAAGCCGCAGGCCCTGCCGGCGGTGATGAAAAGCCTGCTGTCGCCGGCATCCGGCCTGACCCCGGACGGGGCCATTCTGCGCGATGGTATCAGCACCGTGCTGGATCTCCGTTCCCGTTATGGTGGCGGAGACGTTCTGAGCGATATCGACAAATATCTCGACCTTTCATTCTACGAGCGCGCCCGTGCGGCTCTCGCAACCAGCTGA
- a CDS encoding GNAT family N-acetyltransferase, translated as MGRTTGLADPAMSSGDKTAANNRIAFTRTYLEMTDMPTRASLPAPAGRVALMRCHKPTLAFYRFLYGEVGRNWLWYERLLLDDAALLDLIRRENVEIYVLYVDGGPAGFTELTFDPSGDCEISYFGMMPDFVGGGYGRYLLNWAIHYAWSAKIRRLWLHTCTMDSPRALPFYQRAGFRAYHREELEVADPRPIMSQFGLSPDP; from the coding sequence ATGGGCCGGACGACCGGACTCGCCGATCCTGCCATGAGCAGCGGCGACAAAACTGCGGCGAATAACCGGATTGCGTTCACCCGGACCTATCTGGAAATGACAGATATGCCAACCCGCGCCAGCCTTCCGGCTCCCGCAGGTCGTGTTGCCCTGATGCGCTGTCACAAGCCAACACTGGCTTTCTATCGCTTTCTGTATGGCGAGGTCGGACGTAACTGGCTGTGGTATGAACGCCTGCTGCTCGACGATGCTGCCCTGCTCGACCTGATCCGCCGGGAGAATGTCGAGATTTACGTCCTCTATGTGGATGGTGGTCCGGCCGGATTTACTGAACTGACATTCGACCCTTCAGGCGATTGCGAGATCAGTTATTTCGGCATGATGCCTGATTTCGTTGGCGGCGGTTATGGCCGTTACCTGCTGAACTGGGCGATTCATTATGCCTGGAGTGCAAAGATACGCCGCCTGTGGCTCCATACCTGCACCATGGACAGCCCAAGGGCACTGCCCTTCTATCAGCGGGCCGGTTTCCGGGCCTATCACCGTGAAGAGCTGGAAGTAGCGGATCCAAGGCCGATCATGTCGCAATTCGGACTGTCCCCGGACCCATAG
- the sseA gene encoding 3-mercaptopyruvate sulfurtransferase — protein sequence MPYSNPEALVSVDWLAAHIDAPDVRVIDASFYLPTETRNADAEYAEGHIPGAIRFDIEEICDPDSDLPHMLPSPEMFSSRVRNLGLGDGIRIIAYDQKGHCAAASRAWWMFRVFGHHDVAVLNGGLPAWKAAGHAVEQDQPVLKPRHFTARFDSTMVRNYDQVKRNIDAGKFQTVDARTRGRFDGTAPEPRKELRSGHIPKSLSLPYDQLIDPATQKMLPAGELEKRIADAGIDPNRPIVATCGSGVTACVPALALYLLGHRNVAIYDGSWTEWAGRPDSPILP from the coding sequence ATGCCCTACAGCAATCCCGAAGCACTGGTCAGCGTTGACTGGCTGGCCGCCCATATAGATGCCCCGGATGTACGCGTCATCGACGCCAGCTTTTATCTGCCGACCGAGACACGTAACGCAGATGCGGAATATGCCGAAGGCCATATCCCCGGCGCCATTCGTTTCGATATCGAGGAAATCTGTGATCCGGATTCCGACCTGCCGCACATGCTGCCCAGTCCGGAGATGTTCTCCAGCCGGGTACGCAATCTCGGTCTCGGCGACGGTATCCGGATCATAGCCTACGACCAGAAAGGCCACTGCGCTGCTGCTTCCCGCGCCTGGTGGATGTTCCGTGTCTTCGGCCATCACGATGTTGCCGTACTGAACGGCGGACTGCCCGCCTGGAAAGCCGCAGGACATGCGGTCGAACAGGATCAACCTGTCCTGAAGCCCCGGCATTTCACGGCCCGTTTCGACAGCACCATGGTACGCAATTACGATCAGGTGAAACGCAACATTGATGCCGGAAAGTTCCAGACCGTCGATGCCCGGACACGCGGCCGATTTGACGGCACAGCCCCTGAACCCCGCAAGGAACTGCGCAGCGGTCATATCCCGAAATCCCTCAGCCTCCCCTACGATCAGCTGATCGACCCGGCGACACAGAAAATGCTGCCTGCCGGGGAACTGGAGAAACGGATTGCAGATGCCGGTATTGATCCGAACCGACCGATTGTCGCCACCTGTGGTTCCGGTGTGACAGCCTGTGTACCGGCACTGGCGCTTTATCTGCTCGGACACAGGAATGTCGCCATCTATGACGGTTCCTGGACGGAATGGGCCGGACGACCGGACTCGCCGATCCTGCCATGA
- a CDS encoding TSUP family transporter, translating into MTITEAILVLSSFIISIFNAAIGPTGGLSLVILASLVPPAAVVPLHGAVESASSIFRVTANRHYIDWRIALVFGAGAVVGGLAGASVSLQLPGDILQIVIGALILFSVWGPKPRAGNSSSWRGAALGAVSSFVAMLGGSIGALIMVFIGSKMDDRRGLIGTQSACVAFVHMFKLIAFGILGFAFAPYMHLIVMMIAATFFGGLLGRHVLDRVPEEMFRRIFKILVTLLALRMLAIGFGLI; encoded by the coding sequence ATGACAATCACAGAAGCCATTCTGGTTTTAAGTTCCTTTATCATTTCGATTTTCAATGCAGCGATTGGTCCGACCGGCGGGCTGAGCCTGGTTATTCTCGCAAGTCTGGTGCCACCGGCTGCGGTTGTTCCGCTACATGGTGCGGTTGAGTCCGCATCCTCGATCTTCCGGGTCACGGCAAACCGGCATTATATCGACTGGCGGATAGCCCTGGTTTTTGGTGCGGGGGCTGTTGTCGGTGGCCTCGCAGGGGCATCAGTAAGCCTGCAATTGCCCGGTGATATATTGCAGATTGTAATCGGAGCCCTGATTCTTTTCAGTGTCTGGGGCCCAAAGCCGAGAGCCGGTAACAGCAGCAGCTGGCGCGGGGCTGCCCTTGGTGCGGTGTCCAGCTTTGTCGCGATGCTGGGCGGGTCGATCGGTGCCCTGATCATGGTCTTCATCGGCAGCAAAATGGATGACCGGCGGGGACTTATCGGCACGCAGTCCGCCTGTGTCGCTTTTGTACATATGTTCAAGCTGATCGCGTTCGGCATTCTCGGATTTGCCTTTGCGCCCTACATGCATCTGATTGTGATGATGATCGCGGCAACATTTTTCGGCGGTTTGCTGGGGCGTCATGTGCTGGACCGGGTGCCGGAAGAGATGTTTCGCCGGATATTCAAGATTCTCGTGACCTTGCTGGCCTTACGGATGCTGGCGATCGGCTTTGGCCTGATCTGA
- a CDS encoding metalloregulator ArsR/SmtB family transcription factor: MDNYDALKIFSALSQQTRLDVFRLLVKAGAEGALSGEIGDQLDVRQNTMSANLAVLLNAGLVRNERQGRTIRYYADFEAVRGLLAFLMEDCCGGNPEICQPIIDQIACAC; this comes from the coding sequence ATGGATAACTATGATGCTCTCAAAATCTTTTCCGCTTTATCCCAGCAAACGCGGCTCGACGTCTTTCGTCTTCTTGTGAAAGCCGGGGCGGAAGGTGCTTTGTCCGGCGAGATCGGTGACCAGCTGGATGTTCGCCAGAACACCATGTCGGCCAATCTCGCCGTTCTGCTGAATGCCGGCCTTGTCCGCAATGAACGGCAGGGCCGGACAATTCGCTATTATGCTGATTTCGAGGCGGTGCGCGGCCTGCTTGCCTTCCTGATGGAAGATTGTTGCGGGGGAAATCCGGAAATCTGCCAGCCAATCATTGATCAAATCGCCTGTGCCTGTTGA